One Clostridium sp. CM027 genomic window carries:
- a CDS encoding nitroreductase family protein — MSNLDFIYKRHSIRKFKDEVIPMIDLEEIIKAAIHAPSGKNVQNWHFVIIRNKEKINEIVKVVEDKNSEIASKIVDENIKAIFTKSLKYHIAFRNAPCLILVYAGNYKPTGFEEFKAINESADDIQELFNTAPGIQGASAAMENLLLAAASLGYGTCWMTGPNYAAKEIGDVLNFKKEEYSLMALTPIGLPLEEENKSPRRKPVDEVITVIL; from the coding sequence ATGTCGAATTTAGATTTTATTTATAAAAGACACAGTATACGAAAATTTAAGGACGAAGTTATTCCTATGATTGATTTAGAGGAGATTATTAAAGCGGCTATTCACGCTCCATCGGGTAAAAATGTTCAGAATTGGCACTTTGTAATAATTAGAAATAAAGAAAAGATAAATGAAATTGTAAAAGTCGTGGAAGATAAAAATTCAGAAATAGCATCTAAAATTGTAGATGAAAATATTAAGGCAATTTTCACTAAATCTTTAAAATACCATATTGCATTTAGGAATGCTCCTTGCTTAATTCTAGTATATGCTGGAAATTATAAACCAACAGGATTTGAAGAATTTAAGGCCATTAATGAAAGCGCAGATGATATACAAGAACTTTTTAATACTGCACCAGGAATACAGGGAGCATCGGCCGCAATGGAAAACTTATTACTTGCAGCAGCGAGTCTTGGCTATGGCACATGCTGGATGACAGGTCCAAATTATGCTGCAAAAGAAATTGGAGATGTGCTTAATTTTAAAAAAGAAGAATATTCATTAATGGCATTAACCCCTATTGGATTACCATTAGAAGAGGAAAATAAAAGCCCTCGTAGAAAGCCTGTGGATGAAGTTATTACAGTTATACTCTAA